In Blattabacterium cuenoti, a single window of DNA contains:
- the gyrB gene encoding DNA topoisomerase (ATP-hydrolyzing) subunit B — MIKRTDYTADSIQSLEGIEHIRMRPSMYIGDIGTRGLHHLVYELIDNSVDESLAGFCNKIWVTIHNNGFITVLDNGRGIPIDIHKKEGKSALEVVMTKIGAGGKFDKNSYKVSGGLHGVGISCVNALSTNLIATVYRHGKIYQQEYFKGNPTGQVKCLGETKMQGTKIHYIADISIFTTSTYNYDYISNRLQELAFLNKGLHLFLKDERKDNNKNQKSQYFFSKNGLKEYLTLLEKDKISLNKNIILIEEKKDNSMIEIAMQYNNSFKERIFSYVNNINTYEGGTHITGFRRALTRTLKKFLDYTITTKEKDKLEWVGEDCREGLTAIISIRVVEPQFEGQTKTKLSNHEIGGIVDKIVGEKLNNFLEEHPNDRKKILDKILLSAKSRQAAKKARELIQNKIPIQQTCILPGKLADCTFNDPDNSEIYLVEGDSAGGTAKQGRDRNFQAILPLRGKIINVEKSSAYKIFENEEIKNIFISLGVTMETEDNKNILNIQKLRYKKIIIMTDADIDGSHISTLILTLFFRYMKPLIEKGYIYIATPPLYLIRKGRHIKYAWNEQDRVNIINNLGGSKRVNVQRYKGLGEMNAEQLWETTMNPEKRTLRKVCINNILEANQIFSILMGESVPPRRDFIEHNAKFAKIDI; from the coding sequence ATGATCAAAAGGACAGATTATACGGCAGATAGTATACAATCATTAGAAGGTATTGAACATATCAGAATGAGACCTTCTATGTATATAGGAGATATTGGAACTAGAGGATTACATCATTTAGTGTACGAATTAATAGATAATTCTGTCGATGAGTCATTAGCCGGATTTTGCAATAAAATATGGGTTACTATTCATAACAATGGATTTATTACAGTTTTAGATAATGGACGTGGAATTCCAATTGATATTCACAAAAAAGAAGGTAAATCTGCATTAGAAGTAGTTATGACTAAAATTGGAGCAGGAGGAAAATTTGATAAAAATTCTTATAAAGTATCTGGAGGATTACATGGAGTAGGAATTTCTTGTGTCAATGCGTTATCCACCAATTTGATTGCTACCGTTTATCGTCATGGAAAAATATATCAACAAGAGTATTTTAAAGGGAATCCTACTGGACAAGTAAAATGTCTAGGAGAAACTAAGATGCAAGGTACAAAAATACATTATATAGCGGATATATCTATTTTTACAACTTCAACATATAATTATGATTATATATCTAATCGTTTGCAAGAATTAGCTTTCTTAAATAAAGGATTACATTTATTCTTAAAAGATGAACGAAAAGATAATAATAAAAACCAAAAGAGTCAATATTTTTTTTCTAAAAATGGATTAAAAGAATACTTAACTCTTTTAGAAAAAGATAAAATATCATTAAATAAAAACATTATTTTAATTGAAGAAAAAAAAGACAATTCTATGATAGAAATTGCTATGCAATATAACAATTCTTTCAAAGAACGAATTTTTTCTTATGTAAATAATATAAATACTTATGAAGGTGGAACTCATATTACCGGGTTTAGAAGAGCTTTAACAAGAACTTTAAAAAAATTTTTAGATTATACTATTACTACAAAAGAAAAAGATAAATTAGAATGGGTTGGAGAGGATTGTAGAGAAGGACTTACCGCAATTATTTCTATAAGAGTTGTAGAACCTCAATTTGAGGGGCAAACCAAAACAAAATTAAGTAACCATGAAATTGGAGGAATTGTAGATAAGATTGTTGGAGAAAAGTTAAATAACTTTTTAGAAGAACATCCGAATGATAGAAAAAAAATTCTTGATAAAATTTTGTTATCTGCTAAATCACGTCAAGCTGCAAAGAAAGCTCGTGAATTGATACAAAATAAGATACCAATACAACAAACTTGCATACTTCCAGGCAAATTAGCAGATTGTACTTTTAATGATCCAGATAACAGTGAAATTTATTTGGTAGAAGGAGATTCTGCAGGTGGCACTGCTAAACAAGGAAGAGATAGAAATTTTCAAGCTATTTTACCTTTGAGAGGAAAGATTATTAATGTTGAAAAATCTTCTGCATATAAAATCTTTGAAAATGAAGAAATTAAAAATATATTTATATCTTTAGGAGTTACAATGGAAACAGAAGACAACAAAAATATTTTAAATATTCAAAAATTGAGATATAAAAAAATAATTATTATGACAGATGCAGATATAGATGGTAGTCATATTTCTACTCTAATTTTGACGTTATTTTTTAGGTATATGAAACCTTTGATCGAAAAAGGATATATTTATATTGCAACACCTCCATTGTATTTAATCAGAAAAGGAAGACATATTAAATATGCTTGGAATGAACAAGACCGTGTTAACATTATAAATAATTTAGGAGGCTCAAAACGTGTTAACGTACAAAGATATAAAGGATTAGGAGAAATGAATGCAGAACAACTTTGGGAAACTACAATGAATCCAGAAAAAAGAACTTTACGAAAAGTTTGTATAAACAATATATTAGAAGCAAACCAAATCTTCTCTATTCTTATGGGAGAATCAGTTCCGCCAAGAAGAGATTTTATAGAACATAATGCAAAATTTGCCAAAATAGACATATAA
- a CDS encoding undecaprenyl-diphosphate phosphatase — MNYIQSILLGFIEGVTEFLPISSTGHMIFIADMMGILGKKVTNLFLISVQFGAILSVIVFYRKKIVLKKLNFYIKIFIACLPIVFCGLIVNHQNILLFDKTMLVSISMILGGIIILQVDNYYNKKILKNKNITYFQSFVIGLIQCFAIIPGISRSATTIITCMLQNINKIQSIEFSLFLSIPIIIIATCKNLLDYFLQINYFIYPFELHIYPLYFDYEEIKFLIIGIIVSFVTGLCAIRWGVEFMKKHSLKFFGYYRILFGFIFMLYLIFY, encoded by the coding sequence ATGAATTATATTCAATCCATACTTTTAGGGTTTATTGAAGGTGTAACTGAATTTTTACCAATTTCTTCTACAGGACATATGATTTTTATTGCTGATATGATGGGGATTTTAGGAAAAAAAGTTACTAATTTATTTTTAATTTCTGTTCAATTTGGAGCTATTTTGTCTGTTATTGTGTTTTATAGAAAAAAAATTGTATTGAAAAAATTGAATTTTTATATAAAAATTTTTATAGCATGTTTACCGATAGTATTTTGTGGATTGATTGTGAATCATCAAAATATATTATTATTTGACAAAACAATGTTAGTATCAATTTCTATGATTTTAGGAGGCATAATTATTTTACAAGTTGATAATTATTATAATAAAAAAATATTAAAAAATAAAAATATTACTTATTTTCAATCTTTTGTAATTGGATTAATCCAATGTTTTGCAATTATTCCAGGTATATCTAGAAGTGCTACTACTATAATTACTTGTATGTTACAAAATATTAATAAAATACAGTCTATTGAATTTTCTCTATTCTTGTCTATTCCTATCATTATCATTGCAACATGCAAAAATTTATTAGATTATTTTTTACAAATCAATTATTTTATTTATCCATTTGAACTACATATTTATCCTTTATATTTTGATTACGAAGAAATAAAATTTTTAATAATTGGAATCATAGTATCTTTTGTCACTGGACTTTGTGCAATCAGATGGGGTGTAGAATTTATGAAAAAACATAGTTTAAAATTTTTCGGATATTATAGAATTCTTTTTGGTTTTATTTTTATGTTGTATTTGATTTTTTATTAA
- the rpsP gene encoding 30S ribosomal protein S16, protein MSLKIRLKRIGKKHKPIYHIVVANSRSPRDGKFIEKLGNYNPHKEEHNHAILNINKSISWLVKGAQPTDTVKSIFRKNGVLFKKHLLEGVKKGGLTNEEANQKFNVWLVNKKSNTT, encoded by the coding sequence ATGTCATTGAAAATTCGTTTAAAAAGAATTGGTAAAAAACACAAACCAATTTATCATATAGTGGTAGCTAATTCTCGTTCTCCAAGAGATGGAAAATTTATTGAAAAATTAGGAAATTATAATCCACATAAAGAAGAACATAACCATGCAATATTAAATATTAATAAATCTATATCATGGTTAGTCAAAGGAGCTCAACCAACAGATACAGTAAAATCAATTTTTAGAAAAAATGGAGTTCTGTTTAAAAAACATTTGTTAGAGGGAGTTAAGAAAGGGGGATTAACTAATGAAGAAGCAAATCAAAAATTTAATGTATGGTTGGTTAATAAAAAATCAAATACAACATAA
- a CDS encoding dicarboxylate/amino acid:cation symporter, producing MIIGMKVKKEKILLIAFLSFLAAILMHLSKSFLGFNKFTLCLLRYCVISLFMFYACLKKDLTTWILLSIIIGIEIGLDQPKIAVELRFFSQIFLRLIKTIIAPILFSTLVVGIASHSNIKQLGSMGWKSLLYFEIVTTLALFVGLLAINVSQAGVGIAMPAGITEKQLPKVENRSWQETIIHVFPENFVKSIYHGDVLPIVVFSVIFGVSMVFVEEKKKNTILLFAESLSEVMFKFTKIIMYFAPIGVGSAIAYTVGHMGLDILYNLFQLLLTLYIALIIFLLVILYPILLWIKVPLKAFVKALTEPVSLAFATTSSESALPLLMENLEKLGVPRKIIAFVIPTGYSFNLDGTTLYLSLATVFVAQASGIPLSFSQQIIIGLTLILTSKGVAGVPRASLVILLSTVASFGLPTWPILAIIGIDELMDMARTTVNVIGNGLASCVIARSEGELNDKKMLEYNKN from the coding sequence ATGATTATTGGAATGAAAGTAAAAAAAGAAAAAATTTTGCTGATAGCATTCTTAAGTTTTTTAGCTGCTATTTTGATGCATTTGTCAAAATCTTTTTTAGGGTTTAATAAATTTACCCTTTGTTTATTAAGATATTGTGTTATCTCTCTTTTCATGTTTTATGCTTGTTTGAAAAAAGACTTAACCACTTGGATTTTGTTATCTATTATTATAGGAATAGAAATTGGATTAGACCAACCTAAAATAGCAGTAGAACTTAGATTTTTTTCTCAAATCTTTTTAAGATTAATTAAAACAATCATAGCACCTATTTTATTTTCAACTTTGGTAGTTGGAATTGCAAGTCATTCGAATATTAAACAATTAGGTAGTATGGGATGGAAATCCCTTTTATATTTTGAAATAGTGACAACGTTAGCTTTATTTGTTGGTCTTCTAGCAATTAATGTATCTCAAGCTGGCGTTGGAATTGCTATGCCAGCAGGAATTACTGAAAAACAATTACCTAAAGTAGAAAATCGATCTTGGCAAGAAACTATTATTCATGTATTTCCTGAAAATTTTGTTAAATCTATTTATCATGGTGATGTATTACCAATTGTTGTATTTTCGGTGATTTTCGGAGTATCTATGGTGTTTGTGGAAGAAAAGAAAAAAAACACCATACTGTTATTTGCAGAAAGTCTTTCAGAAGTTATGTTTAAGTTTACTAAAATTATTATGTATTTTGCTCCTATAGGGGTTGGGTCTGCAATAGCTTATACTGTTGGGCACATGGGATTGGATATATTATATAATTTATTTCAATTATTATTGACTCTGTATATTGCTTTAATAATCTTTTTATTAGTTATTTTATATCCTATTCTGTTATGGATCAAAGTTCCTTTAAAAGCGTTCGTAAAGGCATTAACAGAACCTGTATCATTAGCTTTTGCTACTACAAGTTCAGAATCCGCTTTACCTCTTTTAATGGAAAATTTGGAAAAACTAGGAGTACCTCGCAAAATTATAGCTTTTGTAATTCCTACAGGTTATAGTTTTAATTTAGATGGAACTACACTTTATTTATCTTTAGCTACTGTATTTGTAGCGCAAGCTTCTGGAATACCACTTAGTTTTAGTCAGCAAATTATTATAGGATTAACTTTGATTTTAACTAGTAAAGGAGTAGCCGGAGTTCCTAGAGCCTCTTTAGTAATACTTTTATCAACTGTAGCATCTTTTGGATTACCTACATGGCCTATATTAGCAATTATAGGAATAGATGAATTAATGGATATGGCTAGAACTACTGTTAACGTAATTGGCAATGGATTAGCAAGTTGTGTCATTGCTCGTTCAGAAGGAGAATTAAATGATAAAAAAATGTTGGAATACAATAAAAACTAA
- a CDS encoding diphosphomevalonate/mevalonate 3,5-bisphosphate decarboxylase family protein, whose protein sequence is MIKKCWNTIKTKSVEGEILKKSPSNIALIKYWGKQKNKIQIPLNSSISYSLGGIYTVTKLIFYPRKEKKQSIRVFYSGKEKISFIPKILEFFKRISYYCSYLKHFNFIINTYNTFPHSSGLASSASSMSALALCIMEIEKKFKITINKNFFFKKASFLARLGSGSACRSVYSGLVVWGYHKSIIGSNNLYAIPYPYKIHRIFKNIRNTILIIDDKPKYVSSSDGHKFMLKNPYYKERIKCANKNMDRMIYLLNTGNFKAFGELIEYEALNLHAMMMTSNPYFLCMRPSTLKVLYKVWQFRKLSKNNVFFTLDAGANIHLLYPNKERKDIIKWIHSDLLYNCKKIINSYCK, encoded by the coding sequence ATGATAAAAAAATGTTGGAATACAATAAAAACTAAATCTGTAGAAGGAGAAATATTAAAAAAAAGTCCTTCCAATATAGCTCTAATAAAATATTGGGGAAAACAAAAAAATAAAATTCAAATTCCATTAAATTCATCAATTAGTTATTCCCTAGGAGGTATTTATACCGTTACTAAACTAATTTTTTATCCTAGAAAAGAAAAAAAACAATCAATTAGAGTTTTTTATTCTGGAAAAGAAAAAATTAGTTTTATTCCAAAAATATTAGAATTTTTTAAACGAATTTCATATTATTGTTCTTATTTAAAACATTTTAATTTTATAATTAATACTTATAATACTTTTCCACACAGTAGTGGACTAGCTTCTTCTGCATCATCTATGAGTGCATTAGCTTTATGTATCATGGAAATAGAAAAAAAATTCAAAATTACTATTAATAAAAATTTTTTTTTTAAAAAAGCATCTTTTTTAGCCCGTTTAGGTTCCGGTAGTGCATGCAGATCAGTTTATTCTGGATTGGTTGTATGGGGATATCATAAATCGATCATAGGTAGCAATAATTTGTATGCTATTCCCTATCCTTATAAAATACATAGAATTTTTAAAAATATAAGGAATACTATTTTAATCATAGATGACAAACCTAAATATGTGTCTAGTTCTGACGGCCATAAATTTATGCTTAAGAATCCTTATTATAAAGAACGAATAAAATGCGCAAATAAAAATATGGATAGAATGATTTATCTTCTTAATACTGGAAATTTTAAAGCATTTGGAGAATTAATAGAATATGAAGCATTAAATCTTCATGCAATGATGATGACTTCAAATCCTTATTTTTTATGTATGAGACCAAGCACCTTGAAAGTACTTTATAAAGTATGGCAATTTCGAAAATTAAGCAAAAATAATGTTTTTTTTACATTAGATGCAGGAGCAAATATTCATTTGTTATATCCAAATAAAGAAAGAAAAGATATTATAAAATGGATTCATAGTGATTTATTATATAATTGTAAAAAAATTATCAATAGTTATTGTAAATAA
- a CDS encoding pyridoxal phosphate-dependent aminotransferase, which translates to MNNRLSKRLKNISYSQTLAMSKKARELKNKGYNVINLSLGEPDFHPPNFVLEEAKKAINEGYHYYTPVSGFIELREMICKKFYRDNGLTYHPSQIVVSTGAKQSIMNILLSLLNKNDEVIIPAPYWVSYYQMVKFCEANPVVIPTTMDTKFKINPQQLKKYITYKTKLFIFSTPCNPTGSVYSYQELNELAEIFKKNPKIIILSDEIYEHICYSEKHISIASFPDIYHQVITINGLSKSFSMTGWRIGYIGAPEWIAKSCDKIQGQITSCANSIAQRAAISALKVSSDKLGYMIQKFKKRRNLILNLIKEIPEFKVITPDGAFYLFPNVSSFFGTKYRDKIINNSEDLSNLLLHEAKVATVSGNAFGDKECLRISYASTESNIIEAFKRIKQVLGY; encoded by the coding sequence ATGAACAATAGGTTGTCTAAAAGATTAAAAAATATATCTTATTCCCAAACTCTAGCTATGTCTAAAAAAGCGAGAGAACTAAAAAATAAAGGATACAATGTCATTAATTTAAGTTTAGGAGAACCTGACTTTCATCCTCCAAATTTTGTTCTAGAAGAAGCTAAAAAAGCGATTAACGAAGGATATCATTATTATACTCCAGTATCTGGATTTATAGAACTTAGAGAAATGATTTGTAAAAAATTCTATCGGGATAATGGACTGACGTATCATCCATCTCAAATTGTAGTTTCTACTGGGGCTAAACAATCTATTATGAATATTCTTTTATCCTTACTAAATAAAAATGATGAAGTCATTATTCCAGCACCATATTGGGTAAGTTATTATCAAATGGTAAAATTTTGTGAAGCAAATCCAGTCGTTATTCCAACCACAATGGATACAAAATTTAAGATTAATCCACAACAATTAAAAAAATATATCACATATAAAACGAAGCTGTTTATTTTCAGTACTCCATGTAATCCTACTGGTAGTGTTTACTCATATCAAGAATTAAACGAATTAGCAGAAATTTTTAAAAAAAATCCAAAAATTATTATTCTTTCTGATGAAATTTATGAACATATTTGCTATTCAGAGAAACACATAAGTATAGCTTCTTTTCCTGATATATATCATCAAGTGATCACTATTAATGGATTATCAAAATCTTTTTCTATGACTGGATGGAGAATAGGATATATAGGTGCTCCAGAATGGATTGCTAAATCTTGTGATAAAATACAAGGACAAATTACTTCTTGCGCTAATTCTATAGCACAACGTGCTGCCATTTCAGCATTAAAAGTATCTTCAGATAAATTAGGATATATGATACAAAAATTTAAGAAAAGAAGAAACTTAATTTTAAACTTAATTAAAGAAATACCGGAATTTAAAGTGATAACACCAGATGGTGCTTTTTATTTATTTCCAAATGTTTCATCTTTTTTTGGAACAAAGTATAGAGACAAAATTATTAATAATTCGGAAGATTTATCAAATTTATTACTTCATGAAGCAAAAGTAGCTACTGTTAGTGGAAATGCTTTTGGAGATAAAGAATGTTTACGTATTTCGTATGCTTCCACAGAAAGTAATATTATAGAAGCTTTTAAAAGAATAAAACAAGTATTAGGGTATTAA
- the rsmG gene encoding 16S rRNA (guanine(527)-N(7))-methyltransferase RsmG translates to MELIKKYFPNLLEFQIKKFSSLKILYAYWNTYVNLISRKTFNHFYKQHVLFCLGIAKIFYFYPGSIVMDLGTGGGFPGIPLSIFFPNTKFILVDSIYKKICIVNKIISNLHLDNVHTMCIRAEQLEDIKIDFVVSRAVAKIDKIQNWTKNKFRFKSNYNIQNGSFYFKGGDLTDELKNYPHAIEYPLINFFKEKFFFTKKIIWISNRNTKKTHES, encoded by the coding sequence ATAGAATTAATTAAAAAATATTTTCCTAATCTCTTGGAATTTCAAATAAAAAAATTTTCTTCTTTGAAAATATTGTATGCATATTGGAATACTTATGTAAATCTTATATCTAGAAAAACCTTCAATCATTTTTATAAACAACATGTTTTATTTTGTTTGGGAATCGCAAAAATTTTCTATTTTTATCCTGGATCTATTGTAATGGATTTAGGAACAGGTGGGGGATTTCCAGGAATTCCATTATCAATTTTTTTTCCTAATACCAAATTTATATTAGTTGATTCTATCTACAAAAAAATTTGTATTGTCAATAAAATTATTTCCAATTTACATTTGGATAATGTACATACTATGTGTATTCGTGCAGAACAATTAGAAGATATAAAAATAGATTTTGTTGTTAGCAGAGCAGTAGCTAAAATAGATAAAATACAAAATTGGACAAAAAATAAATTCAGATTTAAATCAAATTATAACATACAAAATGGATCATTTTATTTTAAAGGAGGTGATTTGACCGATGAATTAAAAAATTATCCTCATGCAATAGAATATCCTTTAATTAATTTTTTTAAAGAAAAATTTTTTTTTACTAAAAAAATAATTTGGATATCAAATAGAAATACTAAAAAAACACATGAATCCTAA
- a CDS encoding amidohydrolase family protein, translated as MNPKQIFITKVKQKGGWVNAHAHLDRAYTITKQNFKYVYYSIKQKWYLVDDMKRLATIDDIYMRMEKALEYFLIQGTQALCTFIDVDEIIEDRALKAAEKLRNNYGASIHLRFANQVLKGVLDKTAKYWFDKSIEFVDIMGGLPSKDHGKEEEHLDVVLVTAKNHKKYVHVHVDQFNINDERETEQLAKKTIEYGMQGKVAAIHSISLAAHDKIYRDKTYKLIKKADLMVISCPIAWIDHKRSERLTPSHNSITPVDEMIPKGIVVAFGTDNICDIYKPFSDGNLWLELRVMLEACHYYDIDNLVKIATENGLKVLGIK; from the coding sequence ATGAATCCTAAACAAATTTTTATTACAAAAGTCAAACAAAAAGGAGGATGGGTAAATGCACATGCTCATTTGGATAGAGCTTATACTATTACAAAACAAAATTTTAAATATGTATATTATTCTATAAAACAAAAATGGTATTTAGTAGATGACATGAAACGTTTAGCTACAATAGACGATATTTATATGCGTATGGAAAAAGCATTAGAATATTTTTTAATACAAGGGACACAAGCTCTGTGTACATTTATTGATGTAGATGAAATTATAGAAGATAGAGCATTAAAAGCTGCTGAAAAATTGAGAAACAATTATGGAGCTTCTATTCATCTTCGTTTTGCCAATCAAGTGCTTAAAGGTGTATTGGATAAAACAGCAAAATATTGGTTTGATAAGTCCATAGAATTTGTCGATATTATGGGTGGATTACCATCTAAAGATCATGGTAAAGAAGAAGAGCATTTAGATGTTGTATTGGTAACGGCTAAAAATCATAAAAAATATGTGCATGTGCATGTAGATCAATTTAACATTAATGATGAGAGAGAAACTGAACAACTTGCAAAAAAAACCATTGAATATGGAATGCAAGGAAAAGTAGCAGCAATTCATAGTATTTCTTTAGCTGCACACGATAAAATATATCGTGATAAAACATATAAATTAATTAAAAAAGCAGATTTAATGGTCATATCTTGTCCTATTGCGTGGATTGATCACAAAAGAAGTGAACGATTAACTCCAAGTCATAATTCTATAACTCCTGTCGATGAAATGATTCCTAAAGGGATTGTTGTTGCTTTTGGAACAGATAATATTTGTGATATATATAAACCATTTTCTGATGGAAATTTATGGCTTGAATTGCGTGTTATGTTAGAAGCTTGTCATTATTATGATATCGATAATTTAGTTAAAATAGCTACAGAAAATGGATTAAAAGTTTTAGGAATAAAATAA
- the lysS gene encoding lysine--tRNA ligase: protein MSNFDNCSEQQVIRRKKLFKLKSLGIDPYPSKEYKISHLIGTIHFIEKKKIRIAGRLIRLRILGKASFGEIQDHTGRIQSYFKNFSYSYSSRKDKEQPNFYNIFFKQRLIDIGDIIGVEGFLFKTKMNEITIYVKQLTLLSKSLRPLPQVKVDNKNKKIYDAFSNIEQRYRMRYVDLIVNDHVKNIFLIRTLIFKEIRKFLDKKGYLEVETPILQSIPGGAIARPFKTYHNTLGIPLYLRIANELYLKRLIIGGFHGVYEFSKNFRNEGMDRMHNPEFTVLELYVAYKDYYWMMNFTEELMKYIYEKILETNEIYNFKKDFVKLQSSFPRIPIIESIQQHTGFNIQNMNTNELIEVCKQLNIEVKQEMSKAKLIENIFAEKCETNYKDPTFITDYPIEMSPLSKTHRNNKNLSERFELIINGKEIANAYSELNDPIDQLNRFREQIQLSLSVSDKEKEDESMFLDQDFIRSLEFGMPPTSGIGIGIDRLVMLMTKQNSIQEVLLFPQMRPETKK, encoded by the coding sequence ATGTCTAATTTTGACAATTGTTCAGAACAGCAAGTTATACGCAGAAAAAAATTATTTAAACTCAAATCATTAGGAATAGATCCTTATCCTTCGAAAGAATATAAAATATCTCATTTAATTGGAACTATACATTTTATAGAAAAAAAAAAAATTCGTATAGCTGGACGTTTAATACGTTTACGCATTTTAGGAAAAGCGTCGTTTGGAGAAATTCAAGATCATACAGGACGTATACAAAGTTATTTTAAAAATTTTTCTTATTCATATTCATCAAGAAAAGACAAAGAACAACCAAATTTTTACAATATTTTTTTTAAACAAAGACTTATAGATATAGGAGATATTATTGGAGTAGAAGGTTTTTTATTTAAAACTAAAATGAATGAAATCACAATTTATGTCAAACAATTAACTCTTCTTTCTAAATCTTTGCGTCCTTTACCACAAGTAAAAGTAGATAACAAAAATAAAAAAATATATGATGCTTTTTCAAATATAGAACAACGGTATAGAATGCGTTATGTTGATCTTATTGTGAACGATCATGTCAAAAATATTTTTTTAATAAGAACACTAATTTTTAAAGAAATTAGAAAGTTTTTAGACAAAAAAGGTTATTTAGAAGTCGAAACACCTATATTACAATCTATTCCTGGAGGTGCTATTGCACGTCCTTTTAAAACCTATCATAATACGCTTGGAATTCCTTTGTATTTAAGAATTGCTAACGAACTGTATTTAAAAAGATTAATTATTGGAGGATTTCATGGAGTATATGAATTTTCTAAAAATTTTAGAAATGAAGGGATGGATCGTATGCATAATCCAGAATTTACGGTATTAGAACTGTATGTAGCGTATAAAGATTATTATTGGATGATGAATTTTACAGAAGAATTAATGAAATATATTTATGAAAAAATTTTAGAAACTAATGAAATATATAATTTTAAAAAAGATTTTGTAAAATTACAATCATCATTTCCTAGAATACCAATTATAGAATCTATTCAACAACATACTGGATTTAATATTCAAAATATGAATACAAATGAGTTAATAGAAGTTTGTAAACAATTGAATATAGAGGTCAAACAAGAAATGAGTAAAGCAAAATTAATTGAAAATATTTTTGCAGAAAAATGTGAAACAAATTATAAAGATCCAACTTTTATTACTGATTATCCTATTGAAATGAGTCCTTTATCAAAAACACATCGCAATAATAAAAATTTATCAGAACGTTTTGAACTTATTATTAATGGAAAAGAAATTGCTAATGCATATTCAGAACTTAATGATCCTATTGATCAATTAAATCGATTTAGAGAACAAATTCAATTATCACTATCAGTATCAGACAAAGAAAAAGAAGATGAATCAATGTTTCTTGATCAAGATTTTATACGTTCTTTAGAATTTGGAATGCCACCAACTTCAGGAATTGGAATTGGAATAGATAGATTGGTTATGTTAATGACAAAACAAAATTCTATTCAAGAAGTCTTATTATTTCCTCAAATGCGTCCAGAAACTAAAAAATAA
- the lipB gene encoding lipoyl(octanoyl) transferase LipB: MINKILFFEDLGKKEYQETWQYQKTLFNKILKQKKLKKKLYDSNSVGYLLFVEHPHVYTIGKNGNHKNLLVSYDFLKKIEVPIYETDRGGDITYHGPGQLVIYPILDMDYFFTDIHKYLRFLEIMIIHFLKYYGIKGQRLQGKTGVWLLNENNGEIKKICSIGIRMSRWVTMHGIAININTNLRYFDHIIPCGIKNKKMTSLKEELKQEHISFSEAKNIVKQSFQKIFKVILLSQSNFMQLI; this comes from the coding sequence ATGATAAATAAAATCCTATTTTTCGAGGATTTAGGAAAAAAAGAATATCAAGAAACTTGGCAATATCAAAAAACTTTATTCAATAAAATACTTAAACAAAAAAAATTAAAAAAAAAGTTATATGATTCCAATTCAGTTGGATATTTATTGTTTGTAGAGCATCCTCATGTATATACTATAGGAAAAAATGGAAATCATAAAAATTTATTAGTCTCTTACGATTTTTTAAAAAAAATAGAAGTTCCTATTTATGAAACAGATAGAGGAGGAGACATTACTTATCATGGCCCTGGACAATTAGTTATATATCCAATTTTGGATATGGATTATTTTTTTACAGATATTCATAAATATTTACGTTTTTTGGAAATAATGATTATTCATTTTTTAAAATATTATGGAATCAAAGGACAAAGATTACAAGGTAAAACTGGAGTTTGGTTATTAAATGAAAATAATGGAGAAATTAAAAAGATATGTTCAATAGGAATTAGAATGAGCCGTTGGGTGACTATGCATGGTATTGCCATTAATATAAATACAAACCTGCGATATTTTGATCATATTATTCCCTGCGGAATTAAAAATAAAAAAATGACTTCTTTAAAAGAAGAATTAAAACAAGAACATATTTCTTTTTCTGAAGCAAAAAATATAGTAAAACAATCTTTTCAAAAAATTTTTAAAGTTATTTTATTATCACAATCAAATTTCATGCAATTGATTTAG